ATCGACGATCGCGGCCTCGCCGTCGATCCAGAAACAGGGAAACCAATCCCCGCGCGCGGCAAGGTAGAACGCACTCAGTGCACACTTTTTAGCGGCAGAACCGCCAAAGAACTTTGCGTCAAAATCCTAGAAGAAACCCGCCCCAGCCCGGTGACGATGTTCGATCACGCGGCTTATCTGGGACGGGAATTTGTGCGGGCAGAAATTGCTTTGTTGGGCGATCGAGAATACATTCAAGATTAGTCCAACCACGCCGTAACTTATTGAAAAAATGGCAAATCATTAAACTTGCATTGCATTTATTCGATCGCTCTTCTTCAAATTATCTGCGTTAATCTGTGTTAATCTGCCTTTCATCTGCGGTCGATCTATCAAATATTTATGCAATGCAAGTCTATTACATCTGACAGCAAGCGATTACGAAAAACCTTGATACCAGAAATAAGTCACCATCGGAATCACTGTCGCCAATACCAACAGCACAACCACAATAACTGTGGCATTACCTTGGTCTGTTTCTTCAGCCGTCTTAAATGTGCCTTCAACTTGAATGTTGTCCACAACTTTAGGCGCGCCCGGATCGGGTTCGCCCGACATCACAGTCGCAATCCGCGAACTGGCTGCGGTAAATGCTTCGTTGTATTTGTTGGCTTCGCGCAGCGGCACTTGGACGGTTTCTCCAGCTACACTCTGGGCAATTTCATCGCTTAGCAGGGATTTAACCCCTTCGCCGGTACGAATTGCCGCACTGTTGGTAACAGTGTCGAGAACGAGTAAAATTTGATTGGTCTGGTCTTCTTTTGCGGGAAACCACTGTTCAAATAATTGGTCGGTGAAAGTGGCAGTTGTTTCGCCGTAGTCTAGGCGGTGGATGGTGACAAACCTGACTTGTTTTCCTGTTTTCTGTTCCAAGGTGTCGAGCACGCTGCTGATGTTGCTTTCGCTGCTGCGGCTGAGTACGTCGCCTTTGTCAAACACCCAAGTTCGATCGCCCGCCGACAACATCGGTATTTCGTACACGCCCGTCGCCAAGGCCGGCAGTACCGCTATCTGGGATGCGATCAGGACGATCGCGATCGCGATCGCTGCTGGTTGGAGATAATTT
The window above is part of the Microcoleus sp. bin38.metabat.b11b12b14.051 genome. Proteins encoded here:
- a CDS encoding DUF4346 domain-containing protein; the encoded protein is MSQTLENLTAIDDSLSKRHIDLDPGGYFIIYIDRPTSLICAKHFTNIIDDRGLAVDPETGKPIPARGKVERTQCTLFSGRTAKELCVKILEETRPSPVTMFDHAAYLGREFVRAEIALLGDREYIQD
- a CDS encoding TPM domain-containing protein — its product is MTRLLKQLFNWRNYLQPAAIAIAIVLIASQIAVLPALATGVYEIPMLSAGDRTWVFDKGDVLSRSSESNISSVLDTLEQKTGKQVRFVTIHRLDYGETTATFTDQLFEQWFPAKEDQTNQILLVLDTVTNSAAIRTGEGVKSLLSDEIAQSVAGETVQVPLREANKYNEAFTAASSRIATVMSGEPDPGAPKVVDNIQVEGTFKTAEETDQGNATVIVVVLLVLATVIPMVTYFWYQGFS